In Vigna unguiculata cultivar IT97K-499-35 chromosome 3, ASM411807v1, whole genome shotgun sequence, a single genomic region encodes these proteins:
- the LOC114175368 gene encoding berberine bridge enzyme-like 21, with translation MENLSPLPSVLFLFLLLNVTASVAAPTAESVYTSFLRCLTNYTKSQDHVSDIVFAETNSSFSSVLQAYIRNARFNTTSTPKPLLIVTPSEEPHVQGSVICAKNIGIQLKIRSGGHDFEGISYVSDQPFIILDMFQFRNITVDVQNEVAVVQAGATLGEVYYRIWEKSKVHGFPAGVCPTVGVGGHLSAGGYGNMLRKHGLSVDHIVDAKIVDVKGRILDKATMGEDLFWAIRGGGGASFGVILSFTVKLVPVPEVVTVYRVPKSLDENENTTEFVLQWQQVAPHTDDRLFMRLLLQPVSSKVVKGQKTIRATVIALFLGGADEVVTLMGKEFPTLGLSKENCTEMSWIDSVIWWANFDNTTKPDALLDRNVNSASFLKRKSDYVQKPISKEGLEGIWKKMVELGKTGFVFNPYGGKMSEVSSDATPFPHRAGNLFKIQYSVNWDEPGIELENNFTRQARMLHSYMTPFVSSNPRSAFLNYRDLDIGTNSFGNNSYEEGAVYGVQYFNDNFDRLVKIKTAVDPENFFRNEQSVPTNTGLNTTGASKSGASKLSHFSLHWKVMVKVGGFLILELFI, from the coding sequence ATGGAAAATTTAAGTCCCTTGCCATCTGtgcttttcctttttcttcttctcaatgTGACTGCTTCGGTGGCAGCACCTACAGCAGAATCTGTGTATACCTCTTTCCTCCGGTGCCTCACAAACTACACAAAATCCCAAGACCATGTTTCCGACATAGTTTTTGCTGAAACCAACTCGTCCTTTTCTTCTGTTCTCCAAGCCTACATTCGAAATGCCCGATTCAACACCACTTCAACCCCCAAACCCTTGCTTATTGTCACTCCCTCGGAAGAACCCCATGTCCAAGGTTCTGTGATTTGCGCCAAAAACATTGGGATTCAACTGAAGATCAGGAGTGGTGGCCATGACTTCGAGGGCATCTCGTATGTCTCCGACCAACCCTTCATCATCCTCGACATGTTCCAGTTCAGGAACATCACTGTCGATGTGCAAAACGAGGTTGCTGTGGTTCAAGCCGGTGCCACACTTGGGGAGGTTTATTATAGGATTTGGGAGAAGAGTAAAGTTCACGGCTTTCCTGCTGGGGTGTGTCCCACTGTTGGTGTTGGTGGCCACTTGAGTGCAGGAGGGTATGGTAACATGTTGAGAAAACACGGGTTGTCGGTTGATCATATTGTTGATGCTAAAATTGTTGATGTGAAGGGTAGGATTCTTGACAAGGCAACCATGGGGGAAGATCTTTTCTGGGCTATTAGAGGAGGGGGAGGAGCAAGTTTTGGAGTCATCTTATCATTCACTGTTAAACTTGTTCCGGTGCCTGAAGTTGTTACTGTTTATAGGGTGCCAAAGAGTTTGGATGAGAATGAGAATACCACTGAGTTTGTGTTGCAATGGCAGCAGGTGGCGCCGCACACTGATGATAGGCTTTTCATGAGGCTGCTGTTGCAGCCTGTGAGTTCTAAGGTTGTGAAGGGCCAGAAAACCATCAGAGCCACTGTCATTGCTTTGTTTCTTGGAGGTGCTGATGAAGTTGTTACACTGATGGGGAAGGAGTTTCCTACTCTTGGCTTGAGCAAGGAGAATTGCACTGAGATGAGTTGGATTGATTCTGTGATTTGGTGGGCAAATTTTGACAATACCACAAAGCCTGATGCGCTGCTTGACAGGAATGTAAATTCGGCAAGTTTCCTCAAGAGGAAATCTGATTATGTGCAGAAACCAATTTCCAAAGAGGGTTTGGAAGGGATTTGGAAGAAGATGGTTGAATTGGGGAAAACTGGGTTTGTTTTTAATCCTTATGGAGGGAAAATGAGTGAGGTTTCATCTGATGCAACGCCCTTTCCTCACCGTGCAGGGAACTTGTTCAAGATTCAGTACTCAGTGAATTGGGATGAACCGGGGATTGAAttggaaaataattttactaGACAAGCTAGAATGTTGCATAGTTACATGACCCCTTTTGTGTCCAGTAATCCAAGAAGTGCCTTCTTAAATTACAGGGACCTTGATATTGGTACCAACAGTTTTGGAAATAATAGCTATGAAGAAGGAGCTGTTTATGGAGTCCAGTACTTCAATGACAATTTTGACAGGTTGGTGAAGATCAAGACTGCAGTTGATCCAGAAAACTTCTTCAGAAATGAACAGAGTGTTCCAACTAATACAG